In Brevibacillus brevis, a genomic segment contains:
- a CDS encoding 3-oxoacyl-[acyl-carrier-protein] synthase III C-terminal domain-containing protein, with product MPRIQSVATAVPPYEIDQEDSMRLARRFFQDAFPDIDRLLGVFGNSQIRKRHFCMPMDWYESDRHFSEKNRLYVENAEALSVLAGRRCLENANLSADEVDCLMFVSSTGIATPSLDSRLVNLLGLRPDVARVPLWGLGCAGGAMGLTRACEYARAYPDRRVLLLSVELCGLTFIRQDLSKSNLVATCLFGDGAAAVLVEGDEAKTVSSPFPRLHFCAARTTTWPDTLDVMGWELTEPGLKVIFSRDIPSIIRQSMKENVDSFLSLHGTSVDGVRHFLFHPGGAKVLAAYRESLGIPQDATRLSAEVLANFGNMSSPTVLFVLEKSMEQAWRPGDRGLLAALGPGFSSEMLLLEAR from the coding sequence ATGCCCCGTATTCAATCCGTGGCGACAGCCGTACCTCCCTATGAGATCGACCAAGAAGATTCGATGCGCCTGGCACGCCGTTTTTTCCAGGATGCCTTTCCCGATATCGATCGACTACTGGGCGTTTTCGGGAACAGCCAAATCCGCAAGCGCCACTTCTGCATGCCGATGGACTGGTACGAAAGCGACCGACACTTTTCGGAAAAAAATCGCCTGTATGTGGAAAACGCGGAAGCCCTTTCTGTCCTCGCTGGCCGCAGATGCTTGGAAAATGCAAATCTTTCGGCTGACGAAGTCGATTGCCTGATGTTTGTATCAAGCACGGGGATCGCGACGCCCAGCCTCGACTCACGTCTGGTAAACCTTCTGGGGCTGCGTCCTGACGTCGCTCGGGTGCCACTGTGGGGATTGGGGTGTGCTGGCGGTGCGATGGGGCTGACCCGTGCCTGCGAATACGCCCGCGCCTACCCCGACCGCCGCGTCCTCCTCCTCAGCGTCGAGCTGTGCGGGCTGACCTTCATACGTCAGGATCTGTCCAAAAGCAATCTCGTGGCGACCTGCCTGTTTGGCGATGGCGCCGCAGCCGTGCTGGTCGAAGGGGATGAGGCTAAGACTGTGTCCAGCCCTTTTCCTCGTCTTCACTTTTGCGCCGCGCGGACGACCACTTGGCCGGATACGCTGGATGTCATGGGCTGGGAGCTGACCGAACCAGGACTCAAGGTCATTTTTTCCCGAGACATTCCCAGTATCATTCGCCAGTCCATGAAGGAAAACGTCGACAGCTTTCTTTCCTTGCACGGCACTTCCGTGGATGGAGTTCGGCACTTTCTGTTTCATCCGGGGGGCGCCAAAGTGCTGGCCGCATACCGAGAGTCTCTCGGCATTCCACAGGACGCGACGCGATTGTCAGCCGAAGTGCTCGCAAACTTTGGCAACATGTCCTCTCCGACGGTCCTGTTTGTGTTGGAAAAAAGCATGGAGCAGGCGTGGCGCCCCGGCGACCGCGGGCTTCTCGCCGCTCTCGGCCCTGGCTTCAGCTCGGAGATGCTCCTCTTGGAAGCGAGGTAA
- the lepB gene encoding signal peptidase I has protein sequence MEQTNSVSKWKVELLDWLKSFLLIGGLTVFIYVFVMAPYVVQGRSMESTLHDRERVIVNKAVYYLKDPQPGDIVIIHPDASGDNWIKRVVAVAGDTVEAKGDQLYVNGKPLSEEYLTANKLKASAAGVTLTEDFGPIKIPAGCVFVMGDNRNNSMDSRVIGPVKLDHVVGRAELVYWPLSDIRLPH, from the coding sequence ATGGAACAAACGAATAGCGTTTCAAAGTGGAAAGTAGAATTACTGGATTGGTTGAAATCGTTTTTATTGATTGGCGGTTTGACCGTATTCATCTACGTGTTCGTGATGGCTCCCTACGTCGTGCAAGGACGCTCGATGGAGAGTACCCTGCACGATCGCGAACGAGTCATCGTCAACAAAGCCGTCTACTATTTGAAAGATCCACAGCCTGGCGATATCGTGATCATTCACCCGGATGCGAGCGGAGACAACTGGATCAAGCGGGTCGTAGCCGTAGCGGGCGACACTGTCGAGGCAAAAGGCGATCAACTGTACGTCAACGGCAAGCCCCTCAGCGAAGAGTATTTGACAGCCAACAAGCTGAAGGCTTCTGCGGCAGGCGTGACGCTGACGGAAGACTTCGGCCCGATCAAGATCCCGGCTGGATGCGTCTTCGTGATGGGTGACAATCGCAACAACAGCATGGATAGCCGCGTCATCGGCCCCGTAAAGCTGGACCATGTTGTTGGACGAGCAGAGCTCGTGTACTGGCCGCTCTCCGACATCCGCCTCCCTCACTAA
- a CDS encoding MFS transporter: MTWLHNLLSRYDKAIWIRVIGTILTTFAGFMLRPFLAFYLYDRMDGNLLLAAMVTSLQPLTSIISGYFAGSLSDRYGRKPLMIAALLIESVSMAGYMWAESLIAFAALTILNGVGASLFWPAASAQVTDIVPEEKRSEVFALLHTALNLGAAAGPLIGVALYKINPGIAFGICSLTLFIYCLLIAWQVPETLPREARNRTETNKLSSPSARFKWSEHTTVVWMALAAVPVSLLYSQVEIILPQHLRTKYDDFLTVFATLLTINGILVVCCQIAIAKFAERFPAHRVILIAYMFLVCVGFGYGWAPGMLVLVLAETVFTIGEMLYGPQIQKAISVMAPDEHRGRYFAVFGANWGITGTIGPSVGAVAFRHIGGAYWFSVLSALLLVGGLFQYRFVKKAMQRTQAAPVSTEQPSVSAT, from the coding sequence ATGACCTGGCTTCACAACCTCCTCTCCCGCTATGACAAGGCAATCTGGATCCGCGTCATCGGGACAATCTTGACGACTTTTGCCGGCTTCATGCTCCGACCGTTTCTGGCCTTCTATCTTTACGACAGAATGGACGGCAACCTGCTGCTTGCAGCGATGGTCACGAGTCTTCAGCCCCTCACGAGCATCATCTCAGGCTATTTCGCCGGCAGCCTGTCAGACCGATACGGCCGAAAGCCGTTGATGATAGCTGCACTCCTGATCGAATCCGTTTCCATGGCGGGCTACATGTGGGCAGAGTCCCTCATCGCCTTTGCCGCTCTCACCATTCTAAACGGGGTCGGGGCTTCCCTGTTCTGGCCCGCAGCTAGCGCGCAAGTGACAGACATTGTTCCCGAAGAGAAACGAAGTGAAGTATTCGCCCTGCTCCATACCGCCCTGAATCTGGGGGCAGCTGCCGGGCCGCTCATCGGCGTCGCGCTGTACAAAATCAATCCGGGCATCGCCTTTGGCATTTGCTCGCTCACGTTGTTCATTTACTGTCTGCTCATTGCCTGGCAAGTGCCTGAAACACTGCCGCGAGAAGCGAGGAATCGCACGGAAACGAACAAACTGAGTAGTCCGAGCGCCCGCTTCAAATGGTCCGAGCATACCACCGTAGTTTGGATGGCACTCGCTGCCGTTCCGGTCTCTCTACTGTACTCGCAGGTGGAAATTATCCTCCCGCAGCACTTGCGAACGAAGTACGACGATTTTCTCACGGTCTTTGCTACGCTCTTGACCATCAACGGGATCCTGGTCGTCTGTTGCCAGATTGCCATTGCCAAATTCGCGGAACGCTTTCCAGCCCACCGAGTCATCTTAATCGCGTATATGTTCCTCGTCTGTGTCGGCTTCGGATACGGCTGGGCGCCCGGCATGCTCGTCCTCGTACTGGCGGAGACCGTGTTTACGATCGGCGAGATGCTGTACGGACCGCAAATCCAGAAAGCGATTTCCGTCATGGCACCCGATGAACACCGCGGACGTTACTTTGCCGTTTTCGGCGCCAACTGGGGGATCACAGGAACCATCGGGCCTTCCGTGGGTGCTGTCGCTTTCCGCCATATCGGAGGGGCTTACTGGTTTTCGGTGCTCAGCGCCCTGCTGTTGGTCGGGGGACTGTTTCAATACCGGTTCGTCAAAAAAGCAATGCAGCGCACGCAAGCGGCTCCCGTTTCCACGGAGCAGCCGTCAGTGTCCGCCACCTGA
- a CDS encoding isoprenylcysteine carboxylmethyltransferase family protein, with amino-acid sequence MDFFWYVMGTVLLQRWGELLLAARNARIIRSLGGYEIGSGHYKFIVALHLLFFVSLVFEVVNGPRLLPVWWPYPFSCFVAAQLLRYWCIWSLGPRWNTRILILPGSPPVARGPYRFLRHPNYLVVAVELFALPITFGAVLTAVMFTVLNGWMLLRVRIPAEERAVYAPKE; translated from the coding sequence ATGGACTTTTTCTGGTACGTGATGGGTACCGTCCTGCTCCAACGGTGGGGAGAGCTCCTGCTCGCCGCGAGGAATGCCCGCATCATCCGCTCACTTGGTGGATATGAAATCGGGTCCGGACATTACAAATTCATCGTAGCGCTCCATTTGCTTTTTTTCGTCAGCCTCGTATTTGAAGTCGTGAACGGTCCGCGCCTGCTTCCCGTTTGGTGGCCTTATCCATTTTCCTGCTTTGTGGCTGCACAGCTCCTGCGCTACTGGTGCATCTGGAGCCTGGGCCCTCGCTGGAACACGCGAATCCTGATCCTGCCAGGCAGTCCGCCGGTGGCGCGCGGGCCGTACCGGTTCCTTCGCCATCCCAACTATCTGGTGGTGGCCGTCGAGCTTTTCGCATTGCCGATCACGTTCGGCGCGGTGCTTACCGCTGTTATGTTTACCGTCCTCAATGGGTGGATGCTCCTGCGTGTCCGGATCCCCGCCGAAGAACGAGCAGTCTACGCTCCCAAAGAATAG
- a CDS encoding DUF4025 domain-containing protein, protein MKRDKEGQAAAGVQQAGETAMTESETMEQDGLATTQEQVSDVYKMGTIEDRGNRIE, encoded by the coding sequence ATGAAGCGCGACAAGGAGGGACAAGCGGCTGCGGGTGTGCAGCAAGCTGGCGAGACAGCGATGACGGAAAGCGAGACCATGGAACAGGACGGGCTTGCGACGACGCAAGAGCAGGTCAGCGACGTGTACAAGATGGGTACGATCGAGGACAGGGGCAATAGAATCGAATAA
- a CDS encoding M15 family metallopeptidase, giving the protein MKRNHTTGLVLVAALSAALLGGCEAPSLSHLLSGENTGGTQAAAAGQNGEAPEKQPQNADGAQNVAKKMPSLEETVQMVDGVPTVTNPTDITVVVNKQRALPADYIPDDLVEPNVPFPFDEKVEKRLLRAEAASALEKLFAGAKAQGVELYAVSGYRSYRTQKSLFDTYVKTQGAEHAAAYSAVPGKSEHQTGLAMDVSGADAKTRLEESFADTPEGQWLAANCAQYGFIIRYLKGKEDVTGYAYEPWHLRYVGVDIAEEIMSKGITLEDYLQQEGAAQKQ; this is encoded by the coding sequence ATGAAGAGAAATCACACTACGGGTCTTGTTTTGGTCGCAGCACTATCAGCAGCACTTCTTGGCGGGTGTGAAGCGCCATCGCTGAGTCATTTGCTTTCAGGGGAAAATACTGGAGGGACCCAGGCCGCTGCAGCAGGCCAGAACGGGGAAGCGCCAGAGAAGCAGCCTCAAAACGCAGATGGGGCACAAAACGTGGCGAAGAAGATGCCTTCGCTGGAGGAGACCGTTCAGATGGTGGACGGTGTGCCGACAGTGACCAATCCGACTGATATCACCGTGGTGGTTAACAAACAGCGTGCATTGCCGGCAGACTATATTCCGGATGATCTGGTGGAGCCGAACGTCCCATTCCCGTTTGATGAAAAAGTAGAAAAGCGGCTGTTGCGGGCGGAAGCGGCGAGCGCACTGGAAAAGCTGTTCGCGGGAGCGAAAGCCCAAGGCGTCGAGCTGTACGCAGTCTCGGGCTACCGTTCGTACCGGACGCAGAAGTCCTTGTTTGATACGTACGTGAAGACGCAGGGAGCCGAACACGCAGCAGCGTACAGTGCCGTTCCGGGCAAGAGCGAGCATCAGACCGGCCTCGCGATGGACGTGTCGGGAGCGGATGCGAAGACGAGGCTGGAAGAGTCTTTCGCGGATACGCCGGAAGGGCAATGGCTGGCAGCAAACTGTGCCCAGTACGGGTTCATCATCCGTTACCTGAAAGGGAAGGAAGACGTCACCGGATATGCTTATGAGCCGTGGCATTTGCGCTATGTTGGCGTAGACATTGCAGAAGAGATCATGAGCAAGGGTATCACATTGGAAGACTATTTACAGCAGGAGGGCGCAGCTCAGAAGCAGTAA
- a CDS encoding aminopeptidase — translation MRDPRLEQLAYNLVNYSVRVQPGENILINAKGETPDLVAALVREIYKAKGNPFVQLINPAVSRELAMQCKEDQLAVMAEHEVSLMEKMDGYIGIRAGSNINEMADVPGERLGMYSRLYELPVMNVRVPHTKWVVLRYPNPSMAQLANMSTAAFEDFYFQVCNLDYGKMNDAMDSLVALMNRTDQVRLVGPGTDLTFSIKDIPAVKCAGLRNIPDGEVYTAPVKDSVNGTITHNAPTPYHGFTFENVRLTFENGKIVEATANDTKRLNEILDTDEGARYIGEFAIGVNPYIMNPMKDILFDEKIDGSFHFTPGQCYDEAYNGNKSSVHWDMVSIQRPEWGGGEIWFDGVLIRKDGRFVIPELECLNPESLKG, via the coding sequence ATGAGAGACCCAAGATTGGAACAATTGGCCTACAATCTCGTCAACTATTCGGTTCGAGTGCAGCCAGGAGAGAACATTTTGATTAATGCCAAGGGAGAGACGCCTGATCTGGTAGCGGCGCTGGTGCGGGAAATCTACAAGGCAAAGGGCAATCCTTTCGTCCAATTGATCAATCCGGCCGTGAGCCGGGAGCTGGCAATGCAATGCAAGGAAGATCAGCTCGCGGTCATGGCTGAGCACGAAGTGTCCTTGATGGAAAAAATGGACGGCTACATCGGGATCCGCGCGGGCAGCAATATCAACGAAATGGCAGATGTACCGGGCGAACGGCTGGGCATGTATTCGCGCTTGTACGAATTGCCTGTCATGAATGTACGCGTCCCTCACACCAAATGGGTCGTACTGCGCTATCCGAATCCTTCCATGGCCCAGCTCGCGAATATGTCCACCGCTGCATTCGAAGACTTCTACTTCCAAGTGTGCAACCTGGACTACGGCAAAATGAACGACGCCATGGATAGCCTCGTCGCACTGATGAATCGCACGGATCAGGTCAGACTGGTAGGACCAGGAACAGACCTGACTTTCTCCATCAAAGACATTCCAGCCGTCAAGTGCGCAGGCCTTCGCAACATTCCGGACGGCGAAGTGTATACGGCGCCGGTTAAGGACTCGGTCAACGGAACCATCACGCACAATGCTCCGACCCCATACCACGGCTTTACCTTCGAAAACGTCCGCCTTACCTTTGAAAATGGAAAGATCGTCGAGGCAACCGCCAACGACACCAAACGTCTCAACGAAATCCTCGATACGGATGAAGGCGCACGTTACATCGGTGAATTTGCCATCGGGGTAAACCCGTACATTATGAACCCGATGAAAGACATCTTGTTTGACGAGAAGATCGACGGAAGCTTCCACTTTACCCCGGGACAGTGCTATGACGAAGCATACAACGGCAACAAATCGTCCGTGCACTGGGATATGGTATCGATTCAGCGCCCGGAATGGGGCGGAGGAGAAATTTGGTTTGACGGCGTTCTGATCCGCAAAGACGGCCGTTTCGTCATTCCTGAGCTGGAATGCCTCAATCCCGAGTCGTTAAAAGGGTAA
- the ggt gene encoding gamma-glutamyltransferase, with the protein MKKARHFALSLLTLAAFSMPAQAKVPGVPTGVDGATKGIVAVSHPAAAQVGKDILAHGGNAVDAAAAIQLALNVAEPYMSGIGGGGFMMIYLKDQNKVTVIDSREMAPAGVKPDMFLQADGTPIPFADRHTTGQAVGIPGTLLGVETALERYGTMRLKDVIKPAIELAEKGVRVNWVTHDNIKNSLDKLKKHETAAEVFAPGGAPLAEGDVLIQPQLAKTLRLIRDKGVGVFYNGEIGQAIVKEVQRTGGSMTMHDLQRYAVKERVPVRGTFRGYEIVTMGPPSSGGLTLLQIVKLMEGYDNQKDGFGSVPYLHHLIEANHLAYADRAAYMADEDVYPVPKKGLISDDYIAERRKLISDDAANEDVEAGDPWKYDPGKKPVVAMHLTDASPVKQTTHFSVMDKWGNLVAYTTTIEDVFGSGIMVPEYGFMLNNELTDFDAVPGGVNQVEPGKRPRSSMTPTIVLKDGQPFLAVGSPGGSTIIASVSQTILNVIEHGMDIQQAIEAPKIFSSSYPAVTWESGIDQDVILQLMAKGHAFAPRPTNIGNVQAVVYDLETGKMYGGADTTREGTVLGVDAVAYKSAQPEVQPAPPEGPFILKVNGIEYPYTAEQKRMLNGTAYIQADKLLLGLKGDFASFKNQAVAIDGRGFLPVKKVAEALGYKVEWNEAERTLQLQN; encoded by the coding sequence ATGAAAAAGGCAAGGCATTTTGCCCTCTCGCTGCTCACCTTGGCAGCGTTTTCAATGCCCGCTCAGGCGAAAGTGCCGGGAGTTCCGACGGGCGTGGACGGCGCAACCAAAGGGATCGTGGCCGTATCGCACCCGGCGGCAGCACAGGTCGGCAAGGACATTTTGGCTCACGGCGGGAATGCCGTGGACGCAGCCGCAGCCATTCAACTGGCGCTGAATGTGGCGGAGCCGTACATGTCGGGGATCGGCGGCGGCGGTTTCATGATGATCTACCTCAAGGATCAAAACAAGGTGACCGTGATCGACAGCCGCGAGATGGCGCCAGCAGGCGTCAAGCCCGACATGTTTTTGCAGGCGGACGGTACGCCGATCCCATTTGCAGACAGGCATACGACCGGTCAGGCGGTGGGGATCCCGGGAACGCTGCTCGGCGTGGAGACGGCATTGGAGCGCTACGGGACGATGAGGCTGAAGGACGTCATCAAGCCGGCGATCGAGCTGGCGGAAAAAGGTGTGCGGGTAAACTGGGTGACGCACGACAACATCAAGAATTCGCTGGATAAATTGAAGAAGCACGAAACAGCTGCCGAGGTGTTCGCCCCAGGAGGAGCGCCGCTTGCGGAAGGGGATGTCCTGATCCAGCCCCAGCTGGCGAAGACGCTCCGCTTGATTCGCGACAAGGGCGTCGGTGTTTTCTACAACGGCGAGATCGGGCAAGCCATCGTGAAGGAGGTGCAAAGAACGGGCGGCAGCATGACCATGCATGACTTGCAGCGGTACGCCGTCAAGGAGCGGGTGCCAGTCCGCGGGACGTTTCGCGGGTATGAGATCGTGACGATGGGGCCGCCCAGCTCCGGCGGACTTACCCTGCTCCAAATCGTCAAGCTGATGGAAGGCTACGACAACCAGAAAGACGGCTTCGGGTCGGTACCGTACCTGCACCATCTGATTGAAGCCAACCATCTCGCGTACGCCGACCGGGCAGCGTACATGGCGGACGAGGATGTATACCCCGTTCCCAAGAAAGGGCTGATCAGCGACGACTATATCGCGGAGCGACGCAAGCTGATATCCGACGATGCGGCAAACGAAGACGTCGAGGCAGGCGATCCATGGAAATACGATCCGGGCAAGAAGCCGGTTGTCGCCATGCACCTGACCGATGCTTCTCCCGTAAAGCAAACGACTCATTTTTCCGTCATGGACAAATGGGGCAACCTCGTCGCCTATACGACGACGATCGAAGACGTGTTCGGCAGCGGCATCATGGTGCCGGAGTATGGATTCATGCTGAACAATGAGCTGACCGATTTCGACGCCGTACCTGGGGGAGTCAATCAGGTGGAGCCTGGCAAGCGTCCGCGTTCGAGCATGACCCCCACGATCGTCCTCAAGGATGGCCAGCCGTTTTTGGCGGTGGGTTCGCCAGGGGGCTCTACGATCATCGCCTCCGTTTCCCAGACGATCTTGAACGTCATCGAGCACGGCATGGACATTCAGCAGGCGATCGAAGCACCCAAAATTTTTTCCAGCAGCTATCCTGCCGTGACGTGGGAGTCCGGCATCGACCAGGACGTCATTTTGCAGCTGATGGCAAAAGGGCACGCTTTTGCGCCGAGGCCTACCAACATCGGCAATGTGCAGGCGGTCGTATACGATCTCGAGACCGGAAAAATGTACGGGGGTGCGGATACGACGCGGGAGGGCACCGTACTGGGCGTCGATGCCGTCGCATACAAGAGCGCGCAGCCTGAAGTGCAGCCCGCACCGCCAGAAGGTCCGTTCATCCTGAAGGTAAACGGAATCGAGTATCCCTACACGGCGGAGCAAAAACGGATGCTCAATGGGACGGCTTACATACAGGCCGACAAGCTGCTGCTTGGCTTGAAAGGAGATTTCGCTTCCTTCAAGAACCAGGCTGTGGCCATTGATGGCAGAGGCTTTTTGCCGGTGAAGAAGGTCGCGGAAGCGCTGGGCTACAAAGTGGAGTGGAATGAGGCTGAAAGGACTCTGCAACTGCAAAATTAA
- a CDS encoding low specificity L-threonine aldolase, translated as MIRFENDYTEGAHQRILERLLETNEEQTPGYGTDEHCENARTYIRKACGADQADVHFLVGGTQTNTTVIASILRPHQGAITATTGHIAVHETGAIEATGHKVLTLPSDDGKIQASQIKEMYEAHWNDPTHEHMVQPGLVYISHPTENGTTYRKAELEAISSVCREYGLPLFLDGARLGYGLASKDSDLTLEDIAKLCDVFYIGGTKVGALFGEAVVITNEAMKKDFRYMIKQRGGLLAKGRLLGIQFEALFEDGLYFDISRQAVELAIKIRDAFVEKGFPLRYDSTTNQQFPILPDDVIRELGKSYSFSLWEKIDETHSAVRFCTSWATKPEQVEALIEEIRSLRT; from the coding sequence ATGATACGGTTTGAAAATGACTACACGGAAGGCGCCCATCAGCGGATATTGGAGCGTCTGCTGGAAACAAACGAAGAGCAGACCCCCGGTTACGGAACAGATGAACACTGTGAGAACGCCAGAACGTACATCCGAAAGGCATGTGGGGCGGATCAGGCGGATGTGCATTTCCTGGTGGGAGGAACCCAGACCAATACGACCGTCATCGCTTCGATTTTGCGCCCCCATCAAGGCGCGATTACGGCAACGACGGGACATATTGCCGTCCATGAGACGGGGGCCATCGAAGCTACCGGGCATAAAGTCCTGACACTGCCGAGCGACGACGGTAAAATTCAGGCCAGCCAGATCAAGGAAATGTACGAGGCGCATTGGAATGATCCCACCCATGAGCATATGGTGCAGCCGGGCTTGGTTTACATTTCCCACCCGACGGAAAACGGAACGACGTATCGCAAAGCCGAATTGGAAGCAATCAGCAGCGTTTGCCGGGAATACGGACTGCCGCTGTTCCTGGATGGCGCGAGATTGGGGTACGGCCTGGCTTCCAAAGACAGCGATCTGACTCTCGAGGACATAGCAAAGCTCTGTGATGTTTTTTACATCGGGGGAACGAAAGTGGGAGCGTTGTTCGGAGAAGCAGTCGTCATCACGAACGAGGCCATGAAAAAGGATTTCCGGTACATGATCAAGCAAAGAGGGGGCCTGTTGGCAAAAGGAAGATTATTGGGTATCCAGTTTGAAGCCTTGTTTGAAGACGGCTTGTACTTTGACATCTCGAGGCAGGCCGTCGAGCTGGCCATAAAGATTCGCGATGCCTTCGTGGAAAAAGGATTCCCGCTCCGCTACGATTCCACTACCAATCAGCAGTTCCCCATCTTGCCGGATGACGTGATCAGGGAGCTGGGCAAATCGTACTCGTTCTCTTTGTGGGAAAAAATCGACGAGACACACAGCGCCGTGAGATTTTGCACCAGTTGGGCGACGAAGCCGGAACAGGTGGAAGCATTGATCGAAGAGATCCGGTCGCTTCGCACGTAG
- a CDS encoding MarR family transcriptional regulator, which translates to MSDMSRASKLEELDRVFVEMARYFISQWLEEEEEISPKQFILLRVLHERQRSTVSELATVLKQSNSATTIALNRLVKAGYIDRIRDENDRRVVWVTLSEKAVPLIERLLARRHALLDKLLVHLSDEELEQFTGFLLKMRQSLK; encoded by the coding sequence GTGAGTGATATGTCCCGCGCCAGCAAATTGGAGGAATTGGACAGAGTCTTCGTCGAGATGGCAAGGTACTTTATCAGCCAATGGCTGGAGGAGGAAGAAGAGATCAGCCCCAAGCAATTTATTCTCCTGCGCGTGCTTCATGAAAGGCAGCGAAGCACCGTTTCAGAGCTGGCGACGGTATTGAAGCAATCCAACAGCGCTACCACGATTGCGCTGAACAGGCTGGTGAAAGCCGGTTACATCGACCGGATTCGCGACGAAAACGATCGTCGGGTAGTCTGGGTGACCCTTTCCGAAAAAGCGGTACCGCTGATCGAGAGACTGCTGGCAAGGCGCCACGCCCTTCTGGACAAGCTGCTGGTTCATTTAAGCGATGAGGAATTGGAACAATTCACGGGTTTTCTGCTGAAAATGAGACAGAGTCTGAAGTAA
- a CDS encoding MarR family transcriptional regulator, producing the protein MPLDEKIIADIRRFNRFYTKMLGILDKHVLDTGYSLTEARVILEIGFMEPCIANQLVDKLGMDRSYMSRIIAKLQRDGLIGKEQSPLDNRMSLIRLTPKGIALFEQLNERSDEQIARLLHGLSPEEVEEIHASMKLLLKKLDRLERIQDDTV; encoded by the coding sequence ATGCCACTAGACGAGAAGATCATCGCGGATATTCGGCGCTTCAACCGATTTTATACCAAAATGCTGGGAATCTTGGACAAGCATGTACTGGATACCGGATATTCGTTGACGGAGGCCCGAGTTATCCTGGAAATTGGCTTCATGGAGCCGTGTATCGCCAATCAGCTGGTCGACAAATTGGGCATGGACCGCAGCTACATGAGCAGAATCATCGCCAAGCTGCAACGGGACGGGCTGATCGGAAAGGAGCAATCACCGCTGGACAACCGAATGAGCCTGATCCGCTTGACGCCGAAAGGAATCGCCCTGTTCGAGCAGCTCAACGAAAGATCGGATGAACAAATCGCTAGATTGCTGCACGGTTTATCGCCGGAAGAGGTCGAGGAGATTCATGCCTCCATGAAGCTTTTGCTTAAAAAATTGGACAGGCTGGAGAGGATACAGGATGATACGGTTTGA
- a CDS encoding NAD-dependent epimerase/dehydratase family protein — MKKVLVLGGTRFFGKRLVQLLVESGADVTVATRGIADVQLPPSVKRLKLDRDDKDSLAVAGEEKWDIVYDNICYSSQNAMDAMRVFEGKAGKYILTSTLSVYDFSAEALKEEDFDPYGYEIRPLARDKVTYQEGKRQAEAVCFQQADFPVVAVRFPIVLAEDDYTKRLDFHVEHIWQERPIGLADPEAILCFIHAQEAAEFLLWAGNSTVAGPVNACSHGTIRQRQLMETIGDIVGKPARIVPEKEAVDQSPFAFPASFYMETRKAEEAGFMFRQLDDWLPELIRIISTKWTGKKV; from the coding sequence ATGAAAAAAGTACTCGTACTTGGAGGAACTCGCTTTTTCGGGAAACGGTTGGTGCAGCTTTTGGTGGAGTCCGGCGCGGATGTGACAGTGGCGACAAGGGGGATCGCGGACGTACAGCTGCCCCCTTCGGTCAAGCGTTTGAAGCTGGATCGGGATGACAAGGATTCTCTGGCCGTGGCGGGCGAAGAGAAGTGGGACATTGTCTATGACAACATTTGCTACTCTTCCCAGAACGCGATGGATGCGATGAGGGTATTCGAAGGAAAAGCAGGCAAGTACATCCTGACCTCAACCCTGTCAGTGTACGACTTCTCAGCAGAGGCGCTGAAAGAGGAAGACTTCGATCCGTACGGATATGAGATCCGGCCCCTTGCGAGGGACAAAGTCACGTATCAGGAAGGGAAGCGGCAGGCGGAGGCCGTCTGTTTCCAGCAGGCGGACTTTCCCGTCGTGGCAGTCCGCTTCCCGATCGTACTGGCCGAGGACGACTATACCAAACGGCTGGATTTTCACGTCGAGCACATCTGGCAGGAGCGTCCGATCGGTCTTGCCGATCCCGAGGCGATCCTGTGCTTCATTCACGCACAGGAAGCCGCAGAGTTTTTGCTGTGGGCGGGGAACTCCACCGTTGCAGGCCCTGTCAATGCCTGCTCGCACGGCACGATCAGGCAACGGCAGCTCATGGAAACCATCGGAGACATCGTGGGTAAGCCTGCACGAATCGTTCCCGAAAAAGAAGCTGTGGACCAATCTCCCTTTGCTTTCCCCGCTTCTTTTTACATGGAAACCAGGAAAGCGGAGGAAGCCGGCTTCATGTTCCGGCAGCTTGACGACTGGCTTCCCGAGCTCATCCGAATCATTTCCACGAAATGGACGGGGAAAAAAGTGTGA